DNA sequence from the Nocardioides jiangxiensis genome:
GCAACCAAGTCTGACCGATTGGCCGACACGGCAGACTGTCCCCGTGACTGATCCGGTGTGGGTGGGCGTCGACGTCGGCGGCACCAAGGTGCTGGCGGGTGTGGTCGACGCGCAGGGTCGCGTGACGCGCACGGCGAGGCGCACGACGCCGGGGCGGCGCGTCGACGCCGCGATGGTCGAGGACGCGCTGACCGAGGCTGTCGTGGACGCGGCGGACGGCAGCCCGCTCGCCGGAGTCGGCGTGGCGGCCGCCGGGTTCGTCGACGCGGCGGGGGAGCGGGTCCGGTTCGCGCCCCACCTGCCGTGGCTCGACGAGCCGGTCCGCTCGCGGCTCGCCGCCCGCTGGGGCGCACCGGTACGTCTGGAGAACGATGCCACCGCCGCGACCTACGGTGAGCTCGTGCTCGGCGCCGCGCGCGGCTACCGGCACGTCGTGATGGTCAACCTCGGCACCGGACTCGGCGGAGGCATCGTCATCGATGGCCGGCTCTACCGCGGGCACAACGGGATGGCCGGGGAGTTCGGCCACATGCAGGTCGTGCCGGGCGGGGCGCCGTGCGAGTGCGGCTCACGCGGATGCTGGGAGCAGTACTGCTCGGGGCGGGCCCTCGAGCGCGTCGCGCGCGCGGGCCTCGGCAGCAGGCCGTCGATGCTCGAGGAGCTGTGCGCCGGCAACGCGGAGCTGCTGACCGGCCCCATGGTCTCTGACGCCGCAGCCGCGGGCGACCTGCTGGCACGCGCGGCGTTCGCGGAGGTCGGGGAGTGGCTGGGGGTCGGCCTGGCCAACCTGGTCGCGGCGTTCGACCCGGAGGTGGTGGTCGTCGGTGGCGGGGTCTCCGAGGCCGGCGACCGGCTGCTCGAGCCGGCACGCGTGGCGCTCGAGCGCTCGCTCGTGGGCGCC
Encoded proteins:
- a CDS encoding ROK family protein, which codes for MTDPVWVGVDVGGTKVLAGVVDAQGRVTRTARRTTPGRRVDAAMVEDALTEAVVDAADGSPLAGVGVAAAGFVDAAGERVRFAPHLPWLDEPVRSRLAARWGAPVRLENDATAATYGELVLGAARGYRHVVMVNLGTGLGGGIVIDGRLYRGHNGMAGEFGHMQVVPGGAPCECGSRGCWEQYCSGRALERVARAGLGSRPSMLEELCAGNAELLTGPMVSDAAAAGDLLARAAFAEVGEWLGVGLANLVAAFDPEVVVVGGGVSEAGDRLLEPARVALERSLVGAGHREVPAVVPARLGNAAGLIGAAALVRDEVLADDEA